GTTGTGTACCGTGGCGGGGAGTCCACGCCTGTGCGTGGACATCACCCGGGGGCCGACCGCCCTGGAGAGTTATATCGCAGCCCGCGACAACATGTACCGGCAGGTCTACCATCACAAAACGATCCGGGCCATGGACTCCCTGCTCATGCACCTCTTCGCCGTTCTGGTTTGGGGGCGGGAGCTGCTGGGGGAGTATCCGCCGGGGACGCCTTCGGAGTTGGTCCGGTTTCTTGACGCCGTCCGGCAGCCGGGCGCGCAACCTTTGCCCCTGGATCTCTTCCTGGCGCTCGACGATGCTGTCGTGGATTATGCCGTCAACCATTGGGCCGAACATTTGCCGGAGACGCCGCTCCCCTGGGGAGAGTTGCGCTGGAAGAGCCGGCTGTTCCGGGATCGGAAACCCCTCTATCGTCGTCTGTACTGGTGCACGGTCGATCCCAGGGATTCGGGGCAGACCATTCGCTCCGACGTGATCCAAAGCCCGGAAGCGGCCCATGCCCTGGAGCGGTTTTTTCGCGCCCATGACAACACGGCATTGCCCGTTGAGTGGCCCGAGGGGGGGGCGCCTCGCCAGATTCCTTTGCGCTTTCTGGTGCGGGTGGACAGCGTGGAACGGACCCCCTACGCCCATTTGCAGTATGCCGCCGATTTGCAGGATCCGGTCTTTGTCCTGGACGGATCCAGCCAGGCTGTGGCAGCGGAAGATGCCTCAACCCATATCAGCTTTTATGGCCACAACCGCCGTCGTCTGGTACGGGTGTTTGTCGATCCCCGGGGGGATCACGCCGTGGCCTCTCTGCTCAA
This sequence is a window from Magnetococcales bacterium. Protein-coding genes within it:
- a CDS encoding HD domain-containing protein; translated protein: MTRKVFRDAIHDMISLDREHASPAHDPVEWGDALILDLIDAPPMQRLRRIRQLGTASRVYPTAEHSRFSHALGVMHLAKRILHILGRQESGPIDRVAALQVKVAALLHDVGHGPYSHLFEIIFGAAVNHEALGWRIVAEPGSVRSIISRHCCRLGLDEETFFHGLRAVWGKDGRLHPQEARHFGRQVISSQLDADRMDYVLRDAYFTGVAYGRYDLEWLLHSLRLCTVAGSPRLCVDITRGPTALESYIAARDNMYRQVYHHKTIRAMDSLLMHLFAVLVWGRELLGEYPPGTPSELVRFLDAVRQPGAQPLPLDLFLALDDAVVDYAVNHWAEHLPETPLPWGELRWKSRLFRDRKPLYRRLYWCTVDPRDSGQTIRSDVIQSPEAAHALERFFRAHDNTALPVEWPEGGAPRQIPLRFLVRVDSVERTPYAHLQYAADLQDPVFVLDGSSQAVAAEDASTHISFYGHNRRRLVRVFVDPRGDHAVASLLKRDFCHPDLVVEVPRE